A window of Clostridioides sp. ES-S-0010-02 genomic DNA:
TACAAATAGTGCTAGCAGTTACTTTGAAAGTATAGGATTTTTAGGAATAATTTCAAGCTATGTATTACTTCCACTTTGTATGCTAACGTTGATTTTTGGAATTATACGTTCTTATACTCCAGATACATCTGATAAAAGTATTTTTGATATACCATTTTTTACTTTAAATAAACGATTGATACTTGTTACAGTAGTTTTTGGATTTATTGGTGCTAGATTTTATTTTATAATTCCTGCAATTTTAATGACTTTTAACTTATATAGTAGTATTTTAATCACTAAATTAAAAGATATACTATATAAAAACAAAGAAAATGATACTAATATGAAAGAAAGCGAAGTCTAAATTGCATAATTTTGGTATTTGTCTTAAAAATTCCCGAGGTATTAATTTGTATTTTATTGTATTTTGCAAAATATATTGAATTTTATTCATTTTATACTTATAATTTATATTAATAATGGAAAATTAAAACAAAAGAATTTACTGGTTGTTAATTTAAAATTAAAATATATCTGAATGTGTTGATTCTATAGTCAGCACTTTTTCTTTTATAAATTTGCTTTTTGTGATATAATATTAGCACCAGGTAATAATACAAGGGGGTAACAACATGAACATCAATGAAATTAAGGAATTATTAAAGGTCATAGACTCAACTAACTTAGAATATGTAAAGCTTGAAAGTAGTGATTTTAAATTAGAAGCATCTAAAAAAACTGAAGTTACAAGCTCACCTGTTTTAAGTGTACAACAAGAATCGGTAGTAGATCTTTCTTTAGAAAAGCCATTTGTAAACGAGGAACCTGTAGTATCTAATGAGAATTTATCAATAGTAGTAGCTCCTTTGATGGGGACATTCTATGATTCTCCAAGTCCAGATGCAGAAGGTTTTGTCAAGGTTGGCGATGTAGTTGAAGAAGGTGACACTTTATGTATATTAGAAGCAATGAAGCTAATGAATGAAATAACAAGTGAAATTAAAGGTGAAATAATTGAAGTATTAGTTGATAATGAAGAACTAGTAGAATATAATCAACCTTTATTTAAGATAAAACCATTGTAGTAGGAGGTATTTAAGTTGATAAAAAAAATACTAGTTGCAAATAGAGGTGATATAGCAGTTAGAATCATCAGAACGTGTAAAGAACTAGGTATAAAAACTGTCGCTATCTATTCTGAAATAGATAAAGATTGTTTTCATAGATATATAGCTGATGAATCTATTTGCATAGGGCCAAACAATATAAGCAAGAGTTATAATAACATAGAAAATATTATATACCTTGCTCTTAAATTAAAATGTGATGCTATTCATCCAGGTTTTGGCTTTTTATCAGAAAACCCTGAATTTGCAAAACAATGTGAAGAGAATAATATTATTTTTATAGGTCCAACAAGAGAACAAATGATTTTGATGGGAGATAAATCTAGAGCGAGAGAAACTATGATGGAATTAAATATCCCTGTTGTTCCTGGTTCAGAGTCTGTTTTAAAAACTAAGGAAGAAGCTTTAGAAGTTGCAAGAGAAATTGGCTATCCTGTTATGATAAAAGCCTCAAGTGGAGGCGGTGGAAAAGGTATGAGAATCGTTAGAAAGGAAGAAGAGCTTTTTTCAAATTTTGATATGGCAAGTTCAGAAGCTTTAGCAGCATTTTCTAATAGCGATTTATATATGGAAAAATTCATAGAAAATCCTAGACATATAGAAGTACAAGTATTTGGTGATAAACATTCAAATGCAATACATTTAGGTGATAGAGATTGTTCTATGCAAAGAAGAAATCAAAAAGTAATAGAAGAGTCTTTAAGTCCATACCTTTCAGATGAAGAAAGAATAAATCTTCATAAAATTGCAGTGGATATAGTAAAAGGTGTAGGTTATATTGGTGCTGGTACTATTGAATTTATAGTTGATAAAGATAAAAACTTTTATTTTATAGAGATGAATACAAGAATACAAGTTGAACATCCAGTCACAGAGATGGTAACAAATCTTGACCTTATAAAACTTCAAATATCTATAGCTAATGGAGAAGAAATACCTTTTAAACAAGAAGATGTTGTTTTTAGAGGTCATGCTATTGAGTGTAGAATAAATGCTGAAGATTCATCAAATAATTTTGCTCCATCACCAGGTAAAATAGAGTCATTAAATTTACCTGGAGGTTTTGGCGTTAGATTTGATACTTTTGTATATACAGGATATACTATACCACCTTTATATGATTCTATGATAGGTAAATTAATATGTTGGGCTGAGACTAGAGAAGAATGTATAAATAGAATTTATAGAGCTCTAGATGAAATTATTGTAGAAGGTATTAATACAAATGTAGAATTCCAAAAGGCACTTGTAACAAGTGAAGAGTTTAGAAAAGATACTCATCATACCAAATTTATAGAAGATGTCTTTATGAAGAAAGAATTTGCTACATTATAAGGAGTAAATAGATTATGATAAAAAAATTTTTATCATCAAAAGAATCTAAGTATGTTACGATTTCTTTAGATGACAACTTTAAAAAGAATAGTGTAGATGATAAATTTTGGACTTATTGCAAAGGATGTAATAGTCATGTATTTAGAAAAGACATAGAAGAAAATTCATTTGTATGTCCAAAATGCTCAAGACATTATGGTTTAAGAGTTCGAAATAGAATAAATTTATTGATTGATAAAGGGACTTTTATGGAATTTAATTCTGATATAGAATTTCAAAATCCATTAAACTTTCCTAAATATAAAGAAAAAGTAGACTCTTATAAGGAAAAAACGAATGAGTCAGAAGCTGTTGTCACAGGTTATGGAAGATTAAATGGAATTAAAACAGTTATTTGTGTAATGAATCCTGATTTTATGATGGGAAGCATGGGTTCTATTGTTGGAGAAAAAATAACTTACTCAATAGAATATGCTGCCAAAAACAATTTACCTATAATTATTTGTTCTGCTTCAGGAGGAGCTAGAATGCAAGAAGGTATGGTATCTCTTATGCAAATGGCAAAGACTTCTCAGGCACTTGCTAAGCTTGAAGAAAAGTCATTACCATATATATCAGTTTTAACTGACCCTACTACTGGAGGCGTAACTGCTAGTTTTGCTATGCTTGGAGATATTATAATTTCTGAACCAAATACATTAATCGGTTTTGCAGGACCAAGAGTAATAGAACAAACAATAAATCAAAAACTTCCTGAAGGATTTCAAACTTCTGAGTTTTTACTTGAAAAAGGTTTTATTGACATGATAGTAGATAGAAGAAAAATGAAGGAAGTATTGTATCAAATTCTTGCTATGCACAAGAAATAGGGCATAAAGGAGGAACTGTTTTGATTGAAAATAATAATGATAAAATAAAAGTCTTGGAAAATGATATCAAACAATTAATAGCTATTTCTGAGGCAAATAACATAGATTTAAGTGATAAAATAAATTCCCTTAATGAAAAATTAGCAAAGCTTAGAGAAGATGCCTTTTCACATCTATCACCATATGAAAAGGTAGTGTTAAGTAGAGATATAAAAAGACCTACAACTTTGGAATACATAGAACATATTTGTTCTAATTTTTTAGAGCTTCATGGAGATAGGCTTTATAAAGATGACCCTTCTATAGTTGGAGGAATAGGGCAAATAGGAAAATTCAATGTTACTATAGTTGGTCACCAAAAGGGAAGAGATACTAAAGAAAATATAAAAAGAAACTTTGGTATGCCTCATCCAGAAGGATATAGAAAAGCGTTAAGACTTATGAAGCAAGCTGAAAAATTTGACAGACCGATAGTGACATTTATTGATACATCAGGAGCATTTTGTGGTCTAGAGGCAGAAGAAAGAGGACAAGGAGAAGCTATTGCAAGAAACTTACTTGAAATGAGTAAACTTTCTGTTCCAGTAATTACCTTTGTAATTGGTGAAGGTGGTAGTGGAGGAGCTTTAGGAATTGGAGTAGGCAATGATGTGTGTATGTTAGAACACTCAGTTTATTCTGTAATTTCACCTGAAGGTCTTTCGAGTATCTTATTTAAAGATTCATCTAAAGCAAAGGAAGCTTGTGATGTTATGAAACTTACAAGTAATGATTTATATGATTTAAAAATAATAGATAAGATTATAAAAGAACCTCTTGGTGGTGCACAAAAAGATGTAGAAGCTGTTTCAAAGGAAATGAAGTCTTATATTTTAGAAAGATTAAATCATTATAAAGATATGCCTAAAGAAGAAATAATGTCTCAAAGGTATAATAAATTTAGAAATATTGGAAAATGCTTATAGAATATAAAGAAATTTGTAGATTTTTCATTATAAAATGGTTTTAAAAAATAAAGGTTTTCTTAAATCTATTATAGAAGTATATTTTTATAAAAGTATACTTTAAATGATGATTGTAATTAGTAAATGGCAATTGTGATTTAGTACTTTAGGTAATGGATACTTTAACAAATTAACAAGGAGATGTTGAAATGGAAGTACTAAAAGTTTCATCAAAATCTAATCCTAATTCTGTAGCTGGAGCTTTGGCTGGAGTACTGAGAGAGCGAGGTATTGCAGAAATACAAGCTATAGGAGCTGGAGCTCTAAATCAAGCAATAAAATCAATTGCAATAGCAAGAGGATTTGTTGCACCTAGTGGAATGGACTTAGTGTGTATTCCCGCATTTACTGATATAGAAATCGAAGGTGATAAGAAAACTGCCATCAAACTTATAATTGAACCTAGATAATATATCTTTTTGTTAGAATTTAATCAAGTTTTAAAGGTTGACTATGGAAATGATGTCCTGTAGTGAACCTTTTTTACTTCGATATATTTTATTTTATATAAATTTTAATGTATAATCTTAATTAAACAAATAAGTTTGAAGGAGATGTATATTATGAAATTAAAACTATTTTTAGAAGAGTATGCAGTATGTAGATTAAATAATAACAGTAAAATACCAACATGGATAGATACAGAAAAATTTTACTCTATAACTAAAACTGATGATGAATTGAGCATTGTATGTTCAAATAACAATATTCCTTCTGATATTAAGTCAGAAAAAGAATGGAGAATACTTAAAATCTTAGGCCCTTTAGATTTTTCACTTATAGGAATTTTATCTAAGATAAGTGGGTTATTAGCTGATAATAAAATAAGTATATTTGCAATTTCTACATATGATACAGATTATATTTTAATCAAAGAAAAAGATATAAAAAATGCTTGTAAAATTTTAAACTGTAATGGATATGAGATAGAGTAGTTGAATACTTAAATGCGAGGTCATAGTTTATGATTCATATAGTTGAGATTTTTAAAATAAGTATAATAAATATCTTTTGTTTTATAGGAATATTTATTGTATTTGGATTGATTTTTAGTATTATAGAAAATTTAAATAATAAATATATCTTTTTATCTTTTGGAAAAACTGGTGTCATTGTAACTGGAGCTATAGGAACTTTTGTACATGAATTGAGTCATTTAATAATGTGTTTGATTTTTATGCATAAAATAAATTCAGTAAAATTCTTTAGACCAATTGAAAGTAAAAATGATGGAGTATTAGGATATGTAAATCATAGCTATAAAAAAGATAATATTTATCAGAGTATAGGAAATTTTTTTATAGGAATCGCTCCAATTATAGGTGGAACAATGATAATTATTTTACTTTTTAGAATACTATTACCAGATAGCTATATTAAAATAATACAAAGCATAGATTTAAGGTTATATGTAAGTATGATTAATAACTTTAATATAGCAGGTTTTACACAGATTATTTTAGATGATATTTTTAATTTTGTAAAAATAATATTGTTAACGCCTGATATATATTCATTAAGATATTTTATATTTATGTTTTTAATGTATTCAATTTCCACTCATATGTCACTTAGTAGTGCCGATTTAAAAAGCAGTTTAAAGGGTTTGAGTTTTATAGTTATAATTATATTTGCAATTAGTTTAATCATATACTTATTTGGGCTTAATAGCTTAAATATTTCTAATTTAATAGTGAAGTACAATATATTTATAAGTTTTTTTATGACAATAGGTGTTATTTTTTCAATAGTAACTCTCATAATATCTTATATTTTAAGTTTGGTAAGTCCATTTAAAAATTTTAATTAAGATATTAAATCTTATACTATTTTACTTTCATTGAAAAGATAGTAAAATTCAAAATTGAAAGAGAGTTTAATAAAACATAAAATTTCTCAATATATTTTAGTAAATACTTATTAAGTATATATTGAGAAATTTAAAAAGAGCATTTGAATTCAACTAGTCTTTAAATGTGGATTTAGGGAATAGTTAGTGCAAAAACCAATTAGAGCACTACTAATCTCTTAAAAAATACATTAATTGATTAAATTAAATATTTATGCTAACATAGCTACATTGTTATTAATAAAAATAACTTACAAATATTCATATTTTAATTTTAGGAGGTTTAAATTTGAATAATGATAAGAAAATTATAAAAGTACATAATAAATCTGATAAACCTGATAATATTGTCATCAAAGAAAATGAACTTATAGAAAAATGTCTACTTTTGGAAAATAAACTTCCTGCATTTATGAAAGATTATTTTATATATTTAAAAGGTTCTGTTGCTGTCTCTACACGACTTGCTTATTTAGAAGATATAAAGTTTTTCTGTTTATACATGATTGAGACAAAGGAATTAACAAGTGCAGATTGTATAAAGGACATTACAGAAAGTGATTTTAACATGATAAAATCAAGAGATATAAACTTATTTTTAGGTGATTATTGCAGTAGATATTATAAAAATACAGAGAAAAATACATTGATTTTTGAAAATAACAATAGAGCTCTGGCAAGAAAAAAATCATCCATCTCTACTCTATTTAAATTTTTATATAGAAATTCTCAAATAGATAGTAACATAACTGATGGATTTAATCCAATAAAGCTACCTAAACCACAACCAGATGCTATCAAGCGTCTTGAAATAGATGAAGTTGCAAAAATGTTAGAGTCAGTAGAAACAGGTGAAGGTCTTACTGAAAAAGAAAAAGTTTATTGGAAAAAAACTAGATTACGTGATAAGGCTATATTAGCTCTATTTGTTACATATGGGCTTAGATTAAATGAACTCAGAGAACTTAATATCTCCTCTTTTAATTTTTCAAGAGGTGAATTTAAAATATATAGAAAACGTGGAAAAGAAGTCTTAATGCCTATAAATCATACTTGTGAACATGTAATAAAAGATTATTTACAAAATGAGAGAACAAGAGATGACTTACTAGATGATGAAGTTAAAGATGCATTGTTCTTATCTCTTCAAAATAAGAGGATTACAGCAAAAGCTATAAGAACACTTGTAAAAAAATATACCTCTATTCCATTAGATACAACTAGAGATAATGGATATAGCCCTCATAAATTAAGAGCAACTGCTGCAACTTCTCTGATTCAAACAGGATTTTCTATATATGATGTTCAAAATTTACTCGACCATGATAATGTCACGACTACTCAACTTTATGCCGCACATAAAAAAAATGTAAAACGTGATATAGTTAAGAATTTTGAATGGATTGAAGATGATTAAAAATCAGGAACAAATGTTTGCAGATATAAATGGATTATGTTATAATTAAAAATATAAATGTATGGAAATAAAAACAAAATATGTTTGGAAATGAGTGATGTTATGTATTTAGATCTAACTGAAAAGCAAGTTTTAATACTGGAATTTATAAAATCTCAAATCATATTAAAAGGCTATCCACCTGCTGTAAGAGAAATATGTACTGCTGTAGGGTTACGATCTACTTCAACTGTGCACTCTCATCTAAATAAACTTGAAAAACTGGGATACATAAGAAAAGACCCTACTAAACCAAGAGCTATTGAAGTTTTAGAGCGTAGTAAAGTCAATGATGTTTCTGGAGCTAACCAGGAAATAATAGAACTTCCTTTAGTAGGTCAAATAACAGCTGGAGAACCCATTTTAGCTCAACAAAACATAGAGGAATATATTCCATTCCCTGCCAGTTTAGTAAAGGGCAGTAATAATTTTGTATTAAAAGTAAAAGGCGAAAGTATGATTAATGCAGGAATTTTAGATGAAGATTACGTTGTAGTAGACAAAAAAAATACAGCCTTAAATTCTCAGATAGTGGTTGCACTTATAAATGGTGAATCTGCGACGGTCAAGAGATTCTTTAAAGAAGGAAACTCTATAAGACTTCAACCAGAAAATGATTTTATGGAACCAATTATGCTTAAAGACTCAGAAGTTGAAATTGTAGGTATTGTAACTGGTGTATTTAGAGTTATAAAATAACTATTAAAGAATATCAAAAAAATAAGCTATTTAATAGATAAAATGTATCTTAATTTCTTTATTTTATCTGTTTGGAATAGCTTATTTTTATATGCATTTACTTTTTTATAATATTTAATGCTTTTTATTTATTATTTCTCATACTTTAGCTATTGATATTTTAACTATTGCTTTCCATAACATATATCACATGGGTCATTTTTCTTACTTTCTGCAATTGTACCTGATAATATTTTTTTACTTCTTGAAAGCCCACTACAATTTTTAGTTGAGTGATAACTCTTCCCTTTTGGAGTAAAATACACTGTTTTTGACGAATTTGATACATTTTGTTCCTTATTTAAGGATTCATTTTTGTCTGTATTGTTATTTAAATTTTCGTAGTTTCCATCTTCTCTAACACCATTTTTGTAACTTCCATCTTTACAGCTTGTAAAAACTCCATCACCTGTAGATTCAAATACTATATCTGAACATTCGTCACTTCTATGTACTTTTACACCCATCTTTTTTAATTTGTTCATTGTTTCCTCATGTGGATGACCATATGAATTACCTTTCCCAACTAAAATTACTGCATATTCAGGGCTTACTTTATCTAAAAAAGCCTGAGATGAACTACTACGAGAACCATGATGAGCTACTTTTAAAAGGTCTACTTCTCCAAGTTTTGATAGTATTTCTTTTTCTGTACCTTCCTCAGCATCACCTGTAAATAAGGCTTTATCATTACCATTAGTATATGCAAGTACTAGTGATTGTTCATTAGTAGTATCTCCTCCATTTGTATTTAGAACTTCAAAATAGGAGTCTTCAAGATAAAATTTTTTATTTTCAAGAGGTACACTTGGAGATAAATCCTTATTTGCTAAAGCATTTATAAAATCTCTGTAACTCTTTGTTTCTGCTGAACCATTTGATACAAAAACATTTTCTATATTGAAATTTTTTACAACAGAATCAAGTCCCCCTAGATGGTCTGCATGAGAATGAGTAGCTATAAGATACTTAATATCTTTTACCCCTTGATTATTTAGGTAGTCTACCATTAAATTCTCATCATCGTTATCTCCCCCATCTATCAACGTAAAAGTTTTGCCCTCTTGAATTAATATTGCATCACTATTTCCAGTATTAATAAAATGAATTTTTATATTTTTATCATTTGATATACTACTAGATAAAGTTTCTTGGTTATTTGATTGATTATTTTCACTGTCTGTTGCACTACTACATCCAGTTAAATAAATAGATATAGAAATTATCAATAAAAATACCAAAGCTTTAATTTTACAATTTCTTTTGTTTTTTATATTACCTTCTATCATAACTTACTCCTCCATTTTCACAATACTTTATGTCATCTACCGACTTATTCTATCATAATTAGCCATTTGATATCAATATTTATCCTATACAGTTAATTTATCTTGTATTAATAATAAAACAATAATATCTCAACTTTTTTTATTTTAATAATATAATTTATTAACTTTTTATATATTTTTAAGTAATAATATTTAATATAATAGTAATGATGATAAATTACAAAATAAAGGATTTTTAAGCTTTAATCCATTGGAAAAATATACTATAATATATGTATTAACCAAGAGAAAATAGCTAAATAAGCTATTCTTAGTAATATAAAAATATATTTCTAGATTTTGATAACTGTCAGTTTAACTATCATAACCTATATTTGAGGAAAGAAATTCCCATTTCAAACCTAGCTAAAGGATGAGTTATTGACAGAATTTTTACTCAGGAGGTAAAAATGGAAGATAATTCACATTATACACTCATTCTAGCATTAGCTGATATAATTGTTGGAAAACAAATAGATACAAAAAAAGTCACTAAATCGCTTGAACTTATATGTAATAGTTTTTCGTTTGAATGTGCTCTAGTATATGAAGTAGACCAATATAATCATTTTAATTTAATTGAGAATTACAGTTTGAGTGACATAAAATTATGTAATAGTTTCAATGCATATGAAATTGAATCGGATTTTCAAAAGCAATTAGCTCATCAGAAAATAATTTATTTAAATAAAAATAAAAATTATAAACCATGTGAGATTGATTTTATGAATATTTTTCATGCAGAATCTTTGATTGGAATATCTGTGATAGATGAGAATTTTAATAATTATGGCTTTATTTTATTTTTAAATACTACATCTAGGAAAATAGATTTTTCTGATTCTGAACTTAATACACTATGTATTGTCCTTTCACTACTTGAAAAGTATTTAAGTGTAAGAATACATAGAAATAAAGTTTTCTTCACACAGACTGCACTTGAAAGCATAATAAATAATACAGGCATAGATATTTATGTCATTGATTTTTATACATATGATATTATATATGTAAACAAGTCAATGGCTGAACCTTATGGTGGGATATCTCAATTTTTGGGTCAGAAATGCTGGCAGGTTCTTTTCCCTGGGCAGACATCTCATTGTGAGTTTTGCCCACAAGAAAATCTTATTGATGAAAACGGCAACATTACAGGAGTACATACCTGGAATTATCAAAGACCTTTTGATGGAGCATGGTTTAGAGTATTTAGTACAGCTTTCAGATGGATTGATGGTCGTCTTGCTCATCTTGTTAGTAGTGCAGATATAACTGATAATAAAAAGAATGAAGAATTAATTGAATATATGGCAAATTATGATGTATTAACAGGTCTTCCAAACCGAAGAATGCTTATTGAAGAATGTAAAAATAGAATTGACAATGCTAAAGAAGATGAGCAAGGATATGTAATCTTTTTCGATATTGATGGTTTTAAAGTAATTAATGATAATTATGGGCATGATGCTGGTGACGAGTTTCTTATAAAATTGGGGGAATTCTTCTCATCAATTCCACTTCTTAAAAATTCAGTTTATAGAAATGGTGGAGATGAATTTGTTGCTGTAATTGGTGGTGACATTACAAAAAATAACATACGTAATTTAGTAAGTTTTATACATGAAAGGTTTAAAAACCCATGGAATTTAAAAAATGGTTCTATATATTGTAATACTAGTGTTGGTATAGCTTGCTATCCAGAAGATGGAAATAATGCTGAAGAATTAATTAATAAAGCAGATCAGGCAATGTATCAAATTAAAAAAGCTGGCGGTTCAGGAATATGTTTTGGCTACCAGTTAATAAAAAATGATTAAATCTAAATTTTTTAATCAGCAGTAAAAGGGTAATAACTAATTCTAGTTATTACCCTTTTACTAATTAATTGTAACATGATATGAGTTTTTACGATGTTTTTTTACATAATATTTAAATAATAATTTATAAAGCAATAACATAGAAAATTGATACCTTATAAGTTTTATATTATATAAAATGAATTATTTTACATCAGTAGTACCCAGTTATGCATTTTAAACGCCCATTTATGTTTAAAATATTGCAAAATTCTTCCAAAAACTATAATATATTAAATATCAACAAAAATAAATAAACTTTTTCCTTAAAGAAGGCTTAAAGCTCACACCAACTGCCTTCTTTTTTTTTATAATTTTTTAACTATTTATTTTGATTAATATTTATTTCATATTTTAGCTCTACTCTTCTAGATGCATCTCTATTTACACTATTATCTCCGTTTTTTAAGAGTTCAGCTTTTGACCTACCTATTGCAATAATATGTTTAGTTACCTTATCTTTATATTTATAATTACCTATTTCATCTCCTACTATAAATTTAGCAACGCTATATGCCCTTCTTTGTGATAAATCTAAGTTATAGATATAGCTTCCTACATCGTCTGTATGGCCTTCTATAACTATTTTAGATATATAGTCGCCATAATCTTTATAAATAGTTTCTATGTACTTTGGAACAAACATTTTTAACATCTCTTTAGCCTCTGGTTTCAAGACATCACTATCTACATCAAACATTGTCCTTTCACCAAAAGTTACTTGACCATTAGCCTTATCCACTTTCACAGGTATACCACTTTTTTTAAAGGTATCTTCAACAGAAGCATTCACATTTTTAGCTAAATCCTGTTCAACTGAACCTGAGATACTTTCTGAACTAAATAATATAAGAATTACAACCATCAACACAGTGGATAATAAATCTGTAAATGTTGGCCAGAAACTACTCTTTTCAAATTCTCTGTTAACAGTTCTTCTATATTTATTATTCATTTAACTCATCCTCACCTATGACCTTTATTTCTTTCTTTTCTATCTCATAAATTTCTTCACTTAAAGGATTAAATATACTATCAATATTACTTTCAAATAAGTCTTCACTATCAAGAGGAACTTCGTCTTGCATGAAGGAGTTATTAAACATAACATCTAGCTTATCTTGAATGTCTAAAGAATTCTCAAACATTATATCTAGTTTGGCTTGTAAGTCATTAGAAAAGTTCTCAATAATACTTGAAAGATTCTTAATTGAATCGTCTAGAGTATATTTTTCGTCTAAAAGAATTTTTTGATTTTGAGATATTTTGTTTTCATGAGTCATTAATTTAGTTAACAAATCTTGAGCACTTCTTTCATATAAAGCAAATCCTGCATTTATATTTCTTATATAATCTTTAATTTTATGTTGGCTTTCAGTGGAATTATATATATTTTTTGAGGATTCTTT
This region includes:
- a CDS encoding sensor domain-containing diguanylate cyclase, which produces MEDNSHYTLILALADIIVGKQIDTKKVTKSLELICNSFSFECALVYEVDQYNHFNLIENYSLSDIKLCNSFNAYEIESDFQKQLAHQKIIYLNKNKNYKPCEIDFMNIFHAESLIGISVIDENFNNYGFILFLNTTSRKIDFSDSELNTLCIVLSLLEKYLSVRIHRNKVFFTQTALESIINNTGIDIYVIDFYTYDIIYVNKSMAEPYGGISQFLGQKCWQVLFPGQTSHCEFCPQENLIDENGNITGVHTWNYQRPFDGAWFRVFSTAFRWIDGRLAHLVSSADITDNKKNEELIEYMANYDVLTGLPNRRMLIEECKNRIDNAKEDEQGYVIFFDIDGFKVINDNYGHDAGDEFLIKLGEFFSSIPLLKNSVYRNGGDEFVAVIGGDITKNNIRNLVSFIHERFKNPWNLKNGSIYCNTSVGIACYPEDGNNAEELINKADQAMYQIKKAGGSGICFGYQLIKND
- a CDS encoding OmpA family protein, with protein sequence MNNKYRRTVNREFEKSSFWPTFTDLLSTVLMVVILILFSSESISGSVEQDLAKNVNASVEDTFKKSGIPVKVDKANGQVTFGERTMFDVDSDVLKPEAKEMLKMFVPKYIETIYKDYGDYISKIVIEGHTDDVGSYIYNLDLSQRRAYSVAKFIVGDEIGNYKYKDKVTKHIIAIGRSKAELLKNGDNSVNRDASRRVELKYEININQNK